One Cucumis sativus cultivar 9930 chromosome 1, Cucumber_9930_V3, whole genome shotgun sequence DNA segment encodes these proteins:
- the LOC101215913 gene encoding ubiquitin-like protein 5 — protein sequence MIEVVLNDRLGKKVRVKCNEDDTIGDLKKLVAAQTGTRTEKIRIQKWYNIYKDHITLKDYEIHDGMGLELYYN from the coding sequence ATGATCGAGGTCGTGCTCAACGATCGTCTAGGCAAGAAGGTCCGTGTGAAGTGCAACGAGGATGATACGATTGGAGACTTGAAGAAGCTTGTCGCCGCTCAGACCGGAACCCGGACTGAGAAAATCAGGATCCAGAAGTGGTATAATATCTATAAGGATCATATCACTCTTAAGGATTACGAGATTCATGACGGCATGGGGCTGGAACTCTATTACAATTGA
- the LOC101216309 gene encoding 50S ribosomal protein L19-2, chloroplastic isoform X2, producing MQGFRRINQLVRRQIPDANFKLIRGYPLNGDAGCSCSAPMSMENSFTIPYLFGKSYGSLCGSFLRSFSRSGNQYPEAFKNMSSQMEFVPLRKHASSTFSAFQSSRPHFFQLAETAAPFSSRGIATTSSMESALQGSPAVDSVIPPRIKFKRLDKTSRHIMQILDKEAVEEVKARREIPDIKPGYIVQLKVEVPENKRRISTLKGIVIARRNAGLNSTFRIRRVVAGVGIESLFPLYSPNIKEIKVLEKKKVRRAKLYYLRDKMNALKKQ from the exons ATGCAAGGTTTTCGCAGAATTAATCAATTGGTACGAAGGCAAATTCCTGATGctaatttcaaattgattagAGGTTATCCTCTGAATGGGGATGCTGGCTGTAGCTGCTCGGCCCCAATGTCGATGGAAAACAGTTTTACTATTCCTTATCTTTTTGGGAAGTCATATGGGTCTTTGTGTGGTTCCTTCTTGAGGTCTTTCTCGAGGTCGGGCAATCAATATCCGGAAGCCTTC AAAAATATGAGCTCTCAAATGGAATTTGTGCCTTTGAGAAAACATGcatcttcaactttttcagCATTCCAAAGTTCTAGGCCACATTTTTTTCAGTTGGCAGAAACTGCAGCTCCTTTTTCTAGTAGGGGCATTGCTACGACAAGCTCGATGGAATCAGCTCTACAGGGATCCCCTGCAGTTGATTCTGTTATACCACCTCGCATCAAATTTAAGAGGCTTGATAAAACCTCAAGACACATAATGCAG ATTTTAGATAAGGAAGCTGTTGAGGAGGTAAAAGCACGAAGAGAAATTCCAGATATAAAGCCAGGCTATATTGTGCAGCTCAAAGTG GAAGTACCTGAGAACAAGCGACGTATCTCAACATTGAAAGGTATTGTGATAGCCAGACGAAATGCCGGTCTAAACTCAACTTTTAGAATAAGGAGGGTAGTTGCTGGTGTTGGGATTGAGTCCCTCTTTCCTCT ATACTCACCGAACATAAAAGAGATTAAGGtattggagaagaagaaagtgcgCAGAGCTAAGCTTTACTATCTTAGGGACAAAATGAACGCGCTTAAGAAGCAGTAG
- the LOC101216309 gene encoding 50S ribosomal protein L19-2, chloroplastic isoform X1: MQGFRRINQLVRRQIPDANFKLIRGYPLNGDAGCSCSAPMSMENSFTIPYLFGKSYGSLCGSFLRSFSRSGNQYPEAFVCIFKNMSSQMEFVPLRKHASSTFSAFQSSRPHFFQLAETAAPFSSRGIATTSSMESALQGSPAVDSVIPPRIKFKRLDKTSRHIMQILDKEAVEEVKARREIPDIKPGYIVQLKVEVPENKRRISTLKGIVIARRNAGLNSTFRIRRVVAGVGIESLFPLYSPNIKEIKVLEKKKVRRAKLYYLRDKMNALKKQ; the protein is encoded by the exons ATGCAAGGTTTTCGCAGAATTAATCAATTGGTACGAAGGCAAATTCCTGATGctaatttcaaattgattagAGGTTATCCTCTGAATGGGGATGCTGGCTGTAGCTGCTCGGCCCCAATGTCGATGGAAAACAGTTTTACTATTCCTTATCTTTTTGGGAAGTCATATGGGTCTTTGTGTGGTTCCTTCTTGAGGTCTTTCTCGAGGTCGGGCAATCAATATCCGGAAGCCTTCGTATGTATTTTT AAAAATATGAGCTCTCAAATGGAATTTGTGCCTTTGAGAAAACATGcatcttcaactttttcagCATTCCAAAGTTCTAGGCCACATTTTTTTCAGTTGGCAGAAACTGCAGCTCCTTTTTCTAGTAGGGGCATTGCTACGACAAGCTCGATGGAATCAGCTCTACAGGGATCCCCTGCAGTTGATTCTGTTATACCACCTCGCATCAAATTTAAGAGGCTTGATAAAACCTCAAGACACATAATGCAG ATTTTAGATAAGGAAGCTGTTGAGGAGGTAAAAGCACGAAGAGAAATTCCAGATATAAAGCCAGGCTATATTGTGCAGCTCAAAGTG GAAGTACCTGAGAACAAGCGACGTATCTCAACATTGAAAGGTATTGTGATAGCCAGACGAAATGCCGGTCTAAACTCAACTTTTAGAATAAGGAGGGTAGTTGCTGGTGTTGGGATTGAGTCCCTCTTTCCTCT ATACTCACCGAACATAAAAGAGATTAAGGtattggagaagaagaaagtgcgCAGAGCTAAGCTTTACTATCTTAGGGACAAAATGAACGCGCTTAAGAAGCAGTAG
- the LOC101216309 gene encoding 50S ribosomal protein L19, chloroplastic isoform X3, whose protein sequence is MQGFRRINQLVRRQIPDANFKLIRGYPLNGDAGCSCSAPMSMENSFTIPYLFGKSYGSLCGSFLRSFSRSGNQYPEAFVCIFLAETAAPFSSRGIATTSSMESALQGSPAVDSVIPPRIKFKRLDKTSRHIMQILDKEAVEEVKARREIPDIKPGYIVQLKVEVPENKRRISTLKGIVIARRNAGLNSTFRIRRVVAGVGIESLFPLYSPNIKEIKVLEKKKVRRAKLYYLRDKMNALKKQ, encoded by the exons ATGCAAGGTTTTCGCAGAATTAATCAATTGGTACGAAGGCAAATTCCTGATGctaatttcaaattgattagAGGTTATCCTCTGAATGGGGATGCTGGCTGTAGCTGCTCGGCCCCAATGTCGATGGAAAACAGTTTTACTATTCCTTATCTTTTTGGGAAGTCATATGGGTCTTTGTGTGGTTCCTTCTTGAGGTCTTTCTCGAGGTCGGGCAATCAATATCCGGAAGCCTTCGTATGTATTTTT TTGGCAGAAACTGCAGCTCCTTTTTCTAGTAGGGGCATTGCTACGACAAGCTCGATGGAATCAGCTCTACAGGGATCCCCTGCAGTTGATTCTGTTATACCACCTCGCATCAAATTTAAGAGGCTTGATAAAACCTCAAGACACATAATGCAG ATTTTAGATAAGGAAGCTGTTGAGGAGGTAAAAGCACGAAGAGAAATTCCAGATATAAAGCCAGGCTATATTGTGCAGCTCAAAGTG GAAGTACCTGAGAACAAGCGACGTATCTCAACATTGAAAGGTATTGTGATAGCCAGACGAAATGCCGGTCTAAACTCAACTTTTAGAATAAGGAGGGTAGTTGCTGGTGTTGGGATTGAGTCCCTCTTTCCTCT ATACTCACCGAACATAAAAGAGATTAAGGtattggagaagaagaaagtgcgCAGAGCTAAGCTTTACTATCTTAGGGACAAAATGAACGCGCTTAAGAAGCAGTAG
- the LOC101216309 gene encoding 50S ribosomal protein L19-1, chloroplastic isoform X4 has translation MQGFRRINQLVRRQIPDANFKLIRGYPLNGDAGCSCSAPMSMENSFTIPYLFGKSYGSLCGSFLRSFSRSGNQYPEAFLAETAAPFSSRGIATTSSMESALQGSPAVDSVIPPRIKFKRLDKTSRHIMQILDKEAVEEVKARREIPDIKPGYIVQLKVEVPENKRRISTLKGIVIARRNAGLNSTFRIRRVVAGVGIESLFPLYSPNIKEIKVLEKKKVRRAKLYYLRDKMNALKKQ, from the exons ATGCAAGGTTTTCGCAGAATTAATCAATTGGTACGAAGGCAAATTCCTGATGctaatttcaaattgattagAGGTTATCCTCTGAATGGGGATGCTGGCTGTAGCTGCTCGGCCCCAATGTCGATGGAAAACAGTTTTACTATTCCTTATCTTTTTGGGAAGTCATATGGGTCTTTGTGTGGTTCCTTCTTGAGGTCTTTCTCGAGGTCGGGCAATCAATATCCGGAAGCCTTC TTGGCAGAAACTGCAGCTCCTTTTTCTAGTAGGGGCATTGCTACGACAAGCTCGATGGAATCAGCTCTACAGGGATCCCCTGCAGTTGATTCTGTTATACCACCTCGCATCAAATTTAAGAGGCTTGATAAAACCTCAAGACACATAATGCAG ATTTTAGATAAGGAAGCTGTTGAGGAGGTAAAAGCACGAAGAGAAATTCCAGATATAAAGCCAGGCTATATTGTGCAGCTCAAAGTG GAAGTACCTGAGAACAAGCGACGTATCTCAACATTGAAAGGTATTGTGATAGCCAGACGAAATGCCGGTCTAAACTCAACTTTTAGAATAAGGAGGGTAGTTGCTGGTGTTGGGATTGAGTCCCTCTTTCCTCT ATACTCACCGAACATAAAAGAGATTAAGGtattggagaagaagaaagtgcgCAGAGCTAAGCTTTACTATCTTAGGGACAAAATGAACGCGCTTAAGAAGCAGTAG